CGAAGTAAAAaccgatggaccaagagggagaggccgtaccccatgaCATGGAACCACGGTGGCCTTGCACTACAcaggtgtcgttgtcgtacattacacacacagcacaaacactgaaaagaaaacttactacatttctatacacaaatatatacataaacataaagaatgtttatatatatatattacaagtataagaaaaattaagtaaaaagaaaaaaagcattaatggctgtcaaagaggggagggtgaaagcggacacgtccgatcaccacccgagccaaagtaaaagcaaagtgagctcaccacacaggtgtgtgagggggggggggggagcaagctagccctgcctaacccccgctaactagcgatgggggtaataaaccctcgttaaatttctaatggctcgtcagttcagctacgccgaaagtaatacccatattaaatagcgtggtttgtatttcagttacggaacaaattctattttaataatttattacttcttgtgtagtttatttccctgttttctttcctcccctcactgggctatttttccttgttggagaccttgagcttataccatctggcttttccaatcagggttatagcttatcttgtaataataataatgaaaatatgtcTGAAATTACAAATAGCTGTCAGGGTCAATACTAGGGGTTAAatgggaaataaaaaataatttgccaCCAAAGTTACATAAAAGAAAGAGATTCGGCAAGAAGAGCATCAAGGGGATATGAATATATGTATCATTGTATATGCAGGCAGtgttaatatttatttcattttatatcttaaCAAAATTTGCAAAATTCTTTTAATCAACATATTCAATAGATCTATACTATTACATTAGTTTGAATCCCATAACCATGATTCAACGGGTAATTATAAGCAACAaaatcacattttcttttttttacaacttATTCTTTTTAGTTTCAAGTGCTAGGTAAACCCATTATAACACCTACCATTATCTAATAGCAATTAGTGACCACAGTGAGAAACCTCTAGTAGGCTATAGACATGGTCCTACCATTATCTAATAGCAATTGGTGACCACAGTGAGAAACCTCTGGTAGGCTATAGACATGGTCCTACCATTATCTAATAGCAATTGGTGACCACAGTGAGAAACCTCTGGTAGGCAATAGACATGGTCCTACCATTATCTAATAGCAATTGGTGACCACAGTGAGAAACCTCTGGTAGGCTATAGACATGGTCCTACCATCATCTATTAGCAATTGGTGACCACAGTGAGAAACCTCTGGTAGGCTTTAGACATGGTCCTACCATCATCTAATAGCAATTGGTGACCACAGTGAGAAACCTCTGGTAGGCTATAGACATGGTCCTACCATCATCTAATAGCAATTGGTGACCACAGTGAGAAACCTCTGGTAGGCTATAGACATGGTCCTACCATCATCTAATAGCAATTGGTGACCACAGTGAGAAACCTCTAGTAGGCTATAGAGAGGGACCTACCATTATCTAATAGGAATTGGTGACCACAGTGAGAAACCTCTGGTAGGATATAGACATGGTCCTACCATTATCTAATAGCAATTGGTGATCACAGTGAGAAACCTTTAGTAGGCTATAGAGATGGATTTACCATTATCTAATAGGAATTGGTGACCACAGTGAGAAACCTCTGGTAGGATATAGACATGGTCCTACCATTATCTAATAGCAATTGGTGACCACAGTGAGAAACCTCTGGTAGGATATAGACATGGTCCTACCATCATCTAATAGCAATTGGTGACCACAGTGAGAAACCTCTGGTAGGCTATAGACATGGTCCTACCATCATCTAATAGCAATTGGTGACCACAGTGAGAAACCTCTAGTAGGCTATAGAGAGGGACCTACCATTATCTAATAGGAATTGGTGACCACAGTGAGAAACCTCTGGTAGGATATAGACATGGTCCTACCATTATCTAATAGCAATTGGTGACCACAGTGAGAAACCTCTAGTAGGCTATAGAGAGGGACCTACCATTATCTAATAGGAATTGGTGACCACAGTGAGAAACCTCTGGTAGGATATAGACATGGTCCTACCATTATCTAATAGCAATTGGTGATCACAGTGAGAAACCTTTAGTAGGCTATAGAGATGGATTTACCATTATCTAATAGGAATTGGTGACCACAGTGAGAAACCTCTGGTAGGATATAGACATGGTCCTACCATTATCTAATAGCAATTGGTGACCACAGTGAGAAACCTCTGGTAGGATATAGACATGGTCCTACCATTATCTAATAGCAATTGGTGATCACAGTGAGAAACCTTTAGTAGGCTATAGAGATGGTCCTACCATCGTCTAATAGCAATTGGTGACCACAGTGAGAAACCTTTAGTAGGCAATAGAGATGGACCTACCATTATCTAATAGGAATTGGTGACCACAGTGAGAAACCTCTGGTAGGATATAGACATGGTCCTACCATTATCTAATAGCAATTGGTGATCACAGTGAGAAACCTTTAGTAGGCTATAGAGATGGTCCTACCATCATCTAATAGCAATTGGTGACCACAGTGAGAAACCTTTAGTAGGCAATAGAGATGGACCTACCATTATCTAATAGGAATTGGTGACCACAGTGAGAAACCTCTGGTAGGATATAGACATGGTCCTACTATTATCTAATTGCAATTGGTGATCACAATGAGAAACCTTTAGTAGGCTATAGAGATGGTCCTACCATCATCTAATAGCAATTGGTGATCACAGTGAGAAACCTATTAGTAGGCTATAGACATGGTCCTACCATTATCTAATAGCAATTGGTGACCACAGTGAGAAACCTCTTAGTAGGCTATAGACATGGTCCTACCATTATCTAATAGCAATTGGTGACCACAGTGAGAAACCTCTTAGTAGGCTATAGACATGGTCCTACCATTATCTAATAGCAATTGGTGACCACAGTGAGAAACCTCTTAGTAGGCTATAGACATGGTCCTACCATTATCTAATAGCAATTGGTGACCACAGTGAGAAACCTCTTAGTAGGCTATAGACATGGTCCTACCATTATCTAATAGCAATTGGTGACCACAGTGAGAAACCTCTTAGTAGGCTATAGACATGGTCCTACCATTATCTAATAGCAATTGGTGACCACAGTGAGAAACCTCTTAGTAGGCTATAGACATGGTCCTACCATTATCTAATAGCAATTGGTGATCACAGTGAGAAACCTCTGGTAGGCTATAGACATGGTCCTACCATCATCTAATAGCAATTGGTGACCACAGTGAGAAACCTCTGGTAGGATATAGACATGGTCCTACCATTATCTAATAGCAATTGGTGACCACAGTGAGAAATCTCTAGTAGGCTATAGACATGGTCCTACCATTATCTAATAGCAATTGGTGACCACAGTGAGAAACCTCTTAGTAGGCTATAGACATGGTCCTACCATTATCTAATAGCAATTGGTGACCACAGTGAGAAACCTCTTAGTAGGCTATAGACATGGTCCTACCATTATCTAATAGCAATTGGTGACCACAGTGAGAAACCTCTTAGTAGGCTATAGACATGGTCCTACCATTATCTAATAGCAATTGGTGATCACAGTGAGAAACCTCTTAGTAGGCTATAGACATGGTCCTACCATTATCTAAAAGCAATTGGTGATCACAGTGAGAAACCTCTTAGTAGGCTATAGACATGGTCCTACCATTATCTAATAGCAATTGGTGATCACAGCGAGAAACCTTTAGTAGGCTATAGACATGGTCCTACCATTATCTAATAGGAATTGGTGACCACAGTGAGAAACCTCTTAGTAGGCTATAGACATGGTCCTACCATTATCTAATAGCAATTGGTGATCACAGTGAGAAACCTCTTAGTAGGCTATAGACATGGTCCTACCATTATCTAAAAGCAATTGGTGATCACAGTGAGAAACCTCTTAGTAGGCTATAGACATGGTCCTACCATTATCTAAAAGCAATTGGTGATCACAGCGAGAAACCTTTAGTAGGCTATAGACATGGTCCTACCATCATCTAATAGCAATTGGTGACCACAGCGAGAAACCTTTAGTAGGCTATAGACATGGTCCTACCATCATCTAATAGCAATTGGTGACCACAGCGAGAAACCTTTAGTAGGCTATAGACATGGTCCTACCATTATCTAAAAGCAATTGGTGATCACAGTGAGAAACCTTTAGTAGGCTATAAACATGGTCCTACCATCATCTAATAGCAATTGGTGACCACAGTGAGAAACCTCTGGTAGGCTATAGACATGGTCCTACCATTATCTAATAGGAATTGGTGATCACAGTGAAAAACCTCTAGTAGGCTATAGACATGGGACTACTATTACCGATAATGGTAGGTGCTATAATGGGTTCACCTAGCACTTGCATCTAAAAAGAATAAGTACAACTTGACCAAATGATTTTATTATAAAGGAAAgcctggggtgtatgtatgatagcggccacctgtatgtttgattacggctaacttagattacggcagtgtaagggggtcgcagagGGGCGTTAGACCACCCCAGCCCCCCGTAAGGTAAGTATGTAAGGacacagtttgtaggttaggttagggtagaaagtttaggttagttgatgttcatTATTAATCTACACGGGAGGAACTAgccgctgatatgcaaaggctcTGAATGCCTTTACCTTAAAGTTTAAAGTGTAATGCTGCTTTTTGTACTGAATACATAAAAGTGAGATACGAATCAAACAAGAATTTTGTCAGGTTCCTGAAATGATAAGCAATGTCTGTATTGGCTACAATCACTGACTGCATTCTACTGAGTTTGGCTATCCAAATATGATAGCATAGGTTTGGCTGTCCAAATATTATATCATAAGATTAGCTACCATACAATGATAGGGTCTGTTTGGCTATTCAATTATGATAGCATAGGTTTGGCCCAGGTAATTGAATTACCTTTACATTTTTGTCTTGACACTTGGTTTTACAAAGGCTAACCTACCATCCTTAAGAATAGAGATCCATTTTAAGAGGCTAATCACTTATCAAACTGTTGCGATTATTAAAAGTATTCAGTTGTCTTATTCTTCAGTACCACGACGAAGTTGAATCCAAGTCCAATCCATCAATATGGCCGAATGTCAATATCAACAAGATTGGGTTGGAATGCAAACTGAGCTGTCAATAATACCTAAACTgagaattttaattaaaatttcaaaTTGTATTATTTTTGTCTTATCTACTCATTTTTCATGTTACTGTTGTCCATTGTAGATATGTGATTTGATATTTATAGTGAATACAAGCAGAGGTCTGTTAATATATCCTAATATAACGCTATTTTGTACTTTGTTAACTTGAGTTTCTTCTGATAAGACATTTGAATGTGTGGACCAAGTTTAATTTGAATGTTCACAAACAGTGCTATTACTTGACAAAAGAATAATAACATGCATTTCTTAATTAAATAACCAGTAACATTGAATATCAGTCATTACCTCTTTTAagtagcaactttttttttttttttttttttattttgcaaaatgtGCAATAAAGATGttgatttttttctgttatcacGAAAACCTCACTATGTTATTATAACAAAATTACAGTGTTACTGTTACAGGTATGTGTACAAAAACTTTGGAAAAAAGGTGAGCTTAATACCagagtatttttgtttctttttacaaaattataaaccattaataaataaatatattatgcaaaGAAAGTGGTAGATTGTTATGAAatagaagataataaaaaaatgggAGACTCAGTAGAGATAGGATCAATACTTTTTTGCAGATAATGCCTTggtgatatcgatatatatatatatatatatatatatatatatatatatatatatatatatatatatatatatatatatatatatatatatatatatatatatatatatatgaaaacgcaACACTTGGTTTTTAGTACAAATTGGGGAAAATGTGGcttaaaaaagagaaatattatgatatataacatAAAAGATAATCCAGATCATATAAGAGTGAATCAAGGTACTGTAGTGGGAAATCTAACACAATTAGGAATTAATCTAGACagtaataggaatatatttaaaactcagaagaGGGAAATGATAGAAAGGCCCAAAAATTAGCTAACCTAAAGTATACAACCAAAGAAAAAGATGTAAAAAGTACTATTAGGAAAATATTCTGTATgcattaaatattaagaaaaaatgcaAGAAACTGAAATTGATAAACtacaaaggaaagaaaatggggtaAGCTATATAGGAAAATATTAGGTACCACAAAAAGTAAAGCTAATACTACATTAAGGGAAAAAATAGGGACATCTTTTATGAAAACAATGGTGATAGATGAGAAGCTGCAGTAATTAAACAGTAAAcctgaatgaaaaaaaaggaaatactgaaaacaatAAATCTGGACGTATAAGGAAAAGAAGGAATATGATGGAAACAACCAGAAAAGTAATTGCAAGACTTATACCTAGATATAaggtaaataagaagaataatcaagagagaaataaaatacaaaactagAAAGTGTGATactgaaaaaaatttacataattaaaaagtgaagtgagcttagaaatatatgtGAAGTGGATAAAAGGTAAGGAAGAaccaatatataataatacatttatatcAGTATTATACATTAGAGAAAGAAGAGTTACGTTAAAACTGAACAttataatatagaaaagaaagaaatgaattaattGAGCTACTAGAAccttatagaaaaatattaaataaaatggtAGGATCGTGTTTATTTagtgaaataaatatagaaaaggaGACCAATATTTCATgtgaaagaaaagacaaaaattatatcaaagagAGATAAGCTCAAATCTTAACTGACATGGCAAGATTactagaggcgccgttgcaaaggctatgatTCGACCCTGACCCTGAACCGAGTTTATCATCCGCCAAATGCATGTATTTGAAGTTAAGCAAATTCCAAACAAACTACTAAGCCGAATTGGGGTTAGGAATTAGTTGTCTGGTATCTTTAGATATtccaaataaataatatttaaacagAGAATGCCTACAATCTGATACtaacattttacttttatttaaataaGATGCGCATCAAAGTACTGTAGCATTCTAAATCGAAATATCAGCAATGATACATATCTAACTCAGTCCATAAACTCAacaaatagaaaatgaataaaaatacctGGTATTATACAAAGGAAAGTTACATTCCATTGGATATCGTGGCTCCAAAGACCGCTCTCGAGCTCATGTAACCTCCAAGATCAATTCAGTTTGAAGGGTTGGCGACAACCTAACTGGTGTCATTATTATCCCTAGCTTAACAGTAATTAGTTGGAGGAGGCAACAGGTCTtgcaaaaatattatatttttcagaATGTGTTAAAGAAATACATGAAGATAATTAAGGTGAGATTGATTAATTACAATGAAAATCTTGATGCGCCATTAAGAACTTGGATCAGGTCGATGTGTAATAGGTGtcaaatatgaactataaaaattacttgaagtattgatatttttttgaaGGAAATTGGTAAATTGTACATATCTCTCTATATAAAAGCGAATTCTATAAGATAATGCATAAATGATGTTTGTGACTTttgcaaaaatttatttttttacgcAAAATTAGAAAAATCTAAGGGACAGGATATAAGAATGGATAATTCGAAGACTCCTAGACGAGAGCTGGAGAATACACAAAATAGGCCATGAAATTGAAGAACGAGATTTCAAGGTAAAAACTAGATAACACAACTACATATGCTTTAATGTAGAACGTGGCATGGTTATAAGCTATTGCATTAAAAAGTTCAAATAATAAAAGCTAAGAAGTTTTATCTGTTAACTGATATAGCACTTGATGAAAGGCTTTATTGCTGAACAAGATACTAGAGTTGGCCGAGTTCAGACATTTCGGGTAACTAAGCAAACTTGCTTCAGGTCTTCGACTTTTAATTCTTTAATCTTATGAAATAGCTTGAGTCATTGAAAACTGACTCGAGAATTAATGATCCCACAAAAAAATGAAGCACCAAAAAGGTACCTGCtccagtaacattagaatagatctttcacatataaaatataaagagatttccaaatgtcagcctgttcaacataaaagcataagCTGTAAGTTTCCTCTATCCTACCCATAATAGTTACGTGGTCTACCGTAATTTTTACAGTTCCCTCTTTCCTTCACTGATATAATTCCAAAATTCGACATCAAAATCTAATATTGTCGAGACATTAAAACGTCTTAAGTACTTTCATGTAAACCAGTCTACGATGTACTTGTACACAATAAATTTCTATTAAGTATATCTTTTCCACTGATCTTATGCTCTTTCTTTACACGTCTTTCCTGACTGCGAAATTGTTTAATCTATTTCTAATGGTGAATTTCTTTAGCTGCAGCTATCATGGTGGTTGCCTATTTCCTTTCTGGTTTTTTTTCTGCATGGGGAACATAATATCACCAATTCTTTTACAGTTAAACAAAAGCGATGTTCTGTCATCTACTTCTCTGCATAATTTACAAAACTCTATCACTCTCATTCCTGTTCATATAATTATCGTCAAAATCTgtcatattcaaccttgtcttcatTACCATGACAGCTTCCTAAGTGTTAGGTTCACATATGTTCTCTTTTTGCTATTACAATTTACTAAACTCAACTTTGTCAtcctgctttcttttttttttaattttacttttaatttctatTGCCTTTTTATCTGTTATCTATGTCCTAAGTTCTAGCTTTCTAtactttttttaccttttcattttcaatatcataCTTTTTGCATATTTCGGAAAAAAATCCCAGCATTCCCCTACATTGTTCCCTTATTTGgtaatattatatttctttaatCAACCCTTTAATGAGGTGATGATTTTAAGAAAAAACATCATCTTTTGAGACTTAATTCTATTCTCAACTGGCCATGTGCCTGTTTCCGCTATTAATCCCCAATAAGGTGTAATtataacttgtgtgtgtgtgtgtgtgtgtgtgtgtgtgtgtgtgtaggcacgtGAATAATCTATATGCGGTCAGTACCAAGAACGAAGGCGTATGTAGACTACAATGCCACGTGGATGGATTAAACAAAATCCACCGACATCATTATATTCAGAAATCTGATGCGGTTGTTAAATTTATATCTTTATGTTTACAACAACTTATGCAGCTGAGAGTCTGTTGATAAAAATGACAATAAGCATGATAAATGCTACACTATGATGTAAAAACTGGTGCTTTCTGAGCAATCTGCGACGTTAGTTGATGACCTTCAAGAACCTCTGGCTCCTTGGTGGTATGTTATTCTTCTACATCCAAAAAATTTGATAAAGATAATTTGAAGGCTTTATCACTGTTACTCTTCTATAAAGAAGTTCTGAGTTCACAATGAGTTTTGTCACGGTTCATGATATAGTATCCCTACTCATAAAGTCAGTAAAGTGAGCGTGAATTTTCTTTAAGTTCTAAATCAATCAGAGGCTTAAATTACACGTGTCgtttatttcaaaatttctttatTGACAAAGTTCTTTATTGGAAAGACAATAATAacttcctgttttttttattttttgccaatCTTCATGAGGTAATAAAACGCACATTtatctttaacaattttattattatgatgccTAATACTCTCCCTGGGCTTTGGTCCTATCGCTAGGTAACAGCTATCTAAAAAAACTTGGTGAATGTTACAATTTCAAAAGCGAATATTTCTATAATAGTAAATAAActttaataggttggtttgctttgagccatCATACAAAAATCTCCTACCGTCAACAATCCAcaccggccagcgtggtgatgaaaactgaccaaatcgcgaggcctttgacctacagtggactaaaaaccgcCGCATTTGTTGTTTTCGTTGTATGTATACTTAAATATAAACGTAAAACTCCTTCAAAATGCCAACAACAATCCTAGTACCAATAATAAAGTGAAAATCTGCGCTTGAATTAAGGTAGACGCATAAAAGcgcagtgtgacttcttccctctgctgagtccatacaGTAAATTATTCGCTTTGCATCTGGAGAGCTGGAAtccatttcatatttcttttttaattttctattttttcctatgTTCACCACACCAAACATGTTCCTGATCCACTATTACAGTAAAAttgaatcttcttgaggggacacagcgtactaagaGAAGTcggacttgtttcttctgcatctgtccacctgataaagaaacagtacaagttaatctttatcaaggaactgtgcattccaaaacaagtgggacttcttccctctgctgaatccaccttgtatattattccatttgcatctggaagaCCGGACTCCATATTCTATTTTCTTCATTATAgctttactggattttttttttctattttttttcctatgttcaccacctaaacatattcctgatccactattccagtaaaatggaatcttcttgaggggacacagcgtactaaaagaagtcagacttgtttcttctgcatctgtccacctgataaagaaacagtacaagtgaatctttatcaaagaacagtgcattccaaaacaagtgggagttcttccctcttctgaatccatcttgtagattatttcctttgcatctggaaggccttacataaaaacttatttcctcacataactaaactaaaactagaaattaaactaaacttaaactaaactaaactaaaactcaactgaaacttatactaaaaatattttccactatacatatacaatatatatatatatatatatatatatatatatatatatatatatatatatatgtatatatatatatatatatatatatatatatatatatatatatatatatatatatatatatatatgtgtatatatatatatatatatatatatatatatatatatatatatatatatatatatatatatatatgtatatatatgtacattttattttagtttttattattttgtaattttggggggattttttatttatttttttttggggggggggggcgggggattttcaattttttcttttcacAGCACTAAACTGTAAAACTCatctgaaacttatactaaaaatatttttccaatctatatattttttttatttctcttttttgtatttttatttttttttctaagttaacAGCACtatactgaaaaattcaactgaaacttatactaaaaaattcaactgaaacttatactaaaaaattcaactgaaacttatactaaaaaatttaactgaactgaaacttatactaaaaatatttttcaaatatatatatatatatatatatatatatatatatatatatatatatatatatatatatatatatatatacagtatatatatatatatatatatatatatatatatatatatatatatatatatatatatatatatatatatatatatatatatattctttttatggattttttatttttttttttttatttttttattcatattttttaattttggagggatttgcattttttgggggatttttttatttatatatatttttttcatttttttcatgttcACTGCACCAAACTGCAATGATCGTTCCTTTACACATTGCGATATCCTTAATAATAGTATTGGTGGTCGTTTCCCTGACGATGATGATCCCTTCTTGGTCCTTGATTGTACTGACGATGCTCTCCCCATCTTGGGCGTCCTTGGTTGTACTGCTGACGTTGATTCCACTGCCCTGGCTGATACCTTGGTTGCTCCTGGCGATACCACTGCCCACCACTCCTTTCCCAGTGATCGTATTCCTTCTCATGGCGTAGCTCTTCATCATAATCTCTCCGGTTTCCTTCGTCCACCAGGATAAGTTTAGCGTTGACCACCTTTTTAtacttctcctcgaatgcctcctgtaggAATTCGGGGTTGTCCCGATGCCTGTCTGGGTGGAACTTCATAGACAAGTCCCTGAAGGATCTTATAATTTCTGCCTTTGTGGCTGTCTGTTCCAAACCCAGAATCTCATAGTGACCCTTTTCTTCCCATTCCTTCTGCAGTGCTTTAGTATCTTCtatgatttttaaaaatttctctGGTTTCTTAATTTTTACAGTTTCGAAGTCCTTCAAGGCAGCGTCGAAAATGTCAAGTTTGACGAGGTGCCTTCCTCGTAACATGTACGCTTTCGACACTTCCAGACCTTTCTCAATAGCCATAGAACAATCCAATACAATATCCATATGAGGAGGTTTCTCAGTGGCTGCATTCGCTTCAGCCCGAAGGACATGCAGAAGAGCTATTTCTTCTTCGTAGTGCGTCTCCATACTCAAGGCTTCGGTGAAAGTATCTACTGCCTCTTTGTGCTTGTTATTCATCTGCGCAAATAATCCAGCCATCAATAAGCTTTTCCTCTTATGTTCGTCCTTATTCTCAGCTTTATGAACTTCCACCTTCTCAGCTACCAG
The sequence above is drawn from the Palaemon carinicauda isolate YSFRI2023 chromosome 40, ASM3689809v2, whole genome shotgun sequence genome and encodes:
- the LOC137631896 gene encoding dnaJ homolog subfamily C member 7 homolog — its product is MAGLFAQMNNKHKEAVDTFTEALSMETHYEEEIALLHVLRAEANAATEKPPHMDIVLDCSMAIEKGLEVSKAYMLRGRHLVKLDIFDAALKDFETVKIKKPEKFLKIIEDTKALQKEWEEKGHYEILGLEQTATKAEIIRSFRDLSMKFHPDRHRDNPEFLQEAFEEKYKKVVNAKLILVDEGNRRDYDEELRHEKEYDHWERSGGQWYRQEQPRYQPGQWNQRQQYNQGRPRWGEHRQYNQGPRRDHHRQGNDHQYYY